The DNA sequence GGCGCCGATGGCGTCGTGGTCAGGCGGGTCGCGCGGCGCCGACCACGTCGTGATCAGGCGGGTCGCGCGGCGCCGGTGGCGTCGTGGTCAGGCGGGTCGCGCGGCGCCGGCGGCCGGAGTTCTCGCCGCACGACGTTCTTCCACCGCTCGCGCCGCGCGCCACACGCGGGCGTGGGCCTCGACGCTGCGCTCGATCGGGCGCGCGTAGCCGCCGCCCAGGGTCAGCACGATCGGAAGGCCGCGCTCCTCGCACCATGAGAACACGCGCTGATCGCGGGCCGCGAGCCCCTCGAAGCTGAGCGCCAGACGGCCGAAGCGATCGCCGGAGAGCGCATCCACGCCGGCCTGGTAGAACACGATGTCGGGCCGATGCCGATCGAGTGCCGCCGGGAGGTGGCGATCGAGCGCGGCGACGTACTCGGCGTCTTCGCAGCCCGCCGGCAATCCGACGTCGATGCGGCTTCGTTCCTTGTTGGCCGGATAGTTGGCCTCGGCGTGAATCGACAGCGTGAACACGGTTGGGTCGTGCTCGAAGATCGCG is a window from the Candidatus Sulfotelmatobacter sp. genome containing:
- a CDS encoding histone deacetylase — protein: GIAGNLAGGTHHAFRDRAEGYCLFNDFAVAIARLREAGAAQRPFIADLDVHQGNGTAAIFEHDPTVFTLSIHAEANYPANKERSRIDVGLPAGCEDAEYVAALDRHLPAALDRHRPDIVFYQAGVDALSGDRFGRLALSFEGLAARDQRVFSWCEERGLPIVLTLGGGYARPIERSVEAHARVWRAARAVEERRAARTPAAGAARPA